A genomic segment from Salinigranum rubrum encodes:
- the cydB gene encoding cytochrome d ubiquinol oxidase subunit II encodes MTNVGSLATKPLFGLPLAELWFALLFFIFGMFLFLDGFDFGVGVLFATRTDDHEKEQLLAAVGPFWDGNEVWLVVFGGALFAAFPSVYANLFSRYYLLMFAILAALGLRGLAPEMYEEREDDRWRTLWGYSFVIGSTVTPFLLGLFVMNWLIGATGLITPVGVLGGLTVLVLTVVDGAAFLGLKTRGALRDDMRNRGVRAAVGYLGGVIITLGSIYVTEPALRSSFRSPLIVALVILTATLIGIYVVALRRNRYYAAFAATAALVFGLVALVATLLFPYVDRTAGLTIRDAIISTLPLNLMSIMTSVLLPIVLMYFVVLYSAFSGPIDTEETYR; translated from the coding sequence GTGACTAACGTCGGATCGCTGGCTACGAAGCCGCTCTTCGGATTACCGCTCGCCGAGCTTTGGTTCGCGCTGCTGTTTTTCATCTTCGGGATGTTCCTCTTTCTCGACGGCTTCGATTTCGGCGTGGGCGTCCTGTTTGCGACCCGTACCGATGATCACGAGAAAGAACAGCTGTTGGCGGCTGTCGGGCCGTTCTGGGACGGGAACGAGGTCTGGCTCGTCGTCTTCGGTGGTGCACTGTTCGCAGCGTTTCCGTCCGTCTACGCGAATCTCTTCAGCCGATACTATCTGTTGATGTTCGCGATTCTCGCCGCACTCGGCCTCCGGGGGCTCGCCCCAGAGATGTACGAGGAACGCGAAGACGACCGCTGGCGGACACTCTGGGGCTACTCGTTCGTTATCGGGAGTACCGTGACGCCGTTTCTGCTGGGGCTGTTTGTCATGAACTGGCTGATCGGAGCGACTGGGCTCATCACCCCCGTGGGGGTCCTCGGGGGTCTCACAGTCCTTGTCCTCACGGTTGTCGACGGGGCAGCCTTCCTCGGGTTGAAAACTCGCGGCGCGCTGCGAGACGACATGCGGAACCGCGGTGTCCGGGCTGCCGTAGGGTATCTTGGGGGAGTGATCATCACTCTCGGGTCGATATACGTGACCGAACCAGCACTACGCTCCTCGTTCCGATCACCCCTCATTGTCGCACTTGTGATCCTTACTGCCACCTTGATAGGAATCTACGTCGTCGCGCTCCGTAGAAACCGATACTACGCCGCGTTCGCGGCGACAGCCGCACTCGTCTTCGGACTCGTGGCACTCGTCGCAACCCTTCTGTTCCCCTACGTCGATCGGACCGCCGGCCTCACGATCCGAGATGCGATTATCTCCACGCTTCCGCTCAATCTCATGTCGATCATGACGAGTGTATTGCTCCCAATCGTGTTGATGTACTTCGTCGTACTCTACTCGGCGTTCAGCGGTCCGATCGATACCGAGGAAACCTACAGATGA